The Misgurnus anguillicaudatus chromosome 21, ASM2758022v2, whole genome shotgun sequence genome includes a window with the following:
- the ccl36.1 gene encoding C-C motif chemokine 36.1, protein MRYCYISLLVGLLVVTWLQSGVKANSGNVPDECCFEFFRGKIPIDKIDSYLKTRSECPYAGVIFITKKPLRICVKPNADWVKRAMQQIDEQQLRKYVMLYLQTISQEYYAAMRYCYFSLLVGLLVVIWLQPGVMAQNDRGPAECCIKFFRGRIPMYKIDSYLKTRPECPNAGVILITKKSLRLCVEPNANWVKRAMQQIDEQQLRQYK, encoded by the exons ATGCGTTACTGTTATATTTCTCTTCTTGTTGGACTTCTGGTAGTCACTTGGCTCCAGTCTGGTGTGAAGGCCAACA GTGGGAACGTGCCAGATGAATGCTGTTTTGAGTTCTTCAGGGGTAAAATTCCGATCGATAAAATCGACTCTTACTTGAAGACAAGAAGTGAATGTCCCTATGCTGGAGTCAT TTTCATCACCAAGAAGCCTCTTCGTATCTGTGTGAAGCCTAACGCAGACTGGGTGAAAAGAGCCATGCAACAAATTGATGAACAGCAGCTGCGCAAATA TGTTATGCT atatctACAGACAATATCTCAAGAATATTACGCAGCTATGCGTTACTGTTATTTTTCTCTTCTTGTTGGACTTCTGGTAGTCATTTGGCTCCAACCTGGTGTGATGGCC CAGAATGACAGAGGGCCAGCTGAATGCTGTATTAAGTTCTTCAGGGGTAGAATTCCGATGTATAAAATCGACTCCTACTTGAAGACAAGACCTGAATGTCCCAATGCTGGAGTCAT TTTAATCACCAAGAAGTCTCTTCGTCTCTGTGTGGAGCCTAACGCAAACTGGGTGAAGAGAGCCATGCAACAAATTGATGAACAGCAGCTGCGCCAATACAAATAG